Within the Telopea speciosissima isolate NSW1024214 ecotype Mountain lineage chromosome 4, Tspe_v1, whole genome shotgun sequence genome, the region GACACAGAGGAATCCTTGCAGGACCCCCCTACTACTGCTGAAGTAGTAGTACTGGTAGTAGGGGTAGTGCTCTTGTTGTTCAGGACTTCCCCGAGAGGTCCCCCCATGGAAGTCTCCCAAGGGATAGGTATCCAGTTCATCTGTCTCTGGGTGCCCATGGTGGGCTCATTCAGTATGCTACCCACACCTAAACCCATCTGAATTGGGTCAAACTCACGCGACAACCTCAGCGGCGACAGCTTGAGTTTCTCCTGAGTGGGTGAAGACGAGGAGGATGAGAAATCTGAAGCCACTGGAATTGATATTGACAACTGGGTTCGGTCTGACTGGATTTCTTCTATTTCCGGCCAGGCAGCAGTCACGGCAGACCTATCTGACCTGTTCTCGGGCCAGTCATCGATGAAGTGGCGGAGGGGATTATGTTGTTGGGCTTGGGGATCCTTGTCGTTAAGGTCTGGGGACAAAGAACCAAAGTTTCTGCTGTTGGTCAAGAAGGAACCTGAACTACCTCTTCGAGATGGGTTGAAGAGAGAATCAGAGGAGAGGAGTCCGAACTGTGTGCGGGAGGAATCTTCGAATGGGTTTTGTTGTTTTGGGACGGAGAACAGAGTATCTTTGTGTTTCACGTTCATGGTAGGGGAGAGCATGGATAGACCCTGCGGATCTTGCATTCGATCACCCAAATTTTCTTTGTTCAGCAAGGCCCTGCAAAATATTATAAAAACCATACCCAAAGTGGTTATGAATCTGCTTGAAGATTATAGAAGAAAGAATCCCTCGCGAAGAGCAGTCACTTTCAGTAAAGTATTAACATGAAATAATGTGGCCTGTGAGGCCTGAAGCTGAGGAAAGAAATGTAGTAATAAGAAGAGAGACATGAGAGACGGATAGCAAGGAATAAAGTAGTTGTAATAGATTTTCATTTCACCTGTTGATGTGGGAAGCCGCAGAAGGGTTAGCAGCACCAGCACTACCACCACCTGGCTGCAAGTTCTCGATCTGGTGGTGCTGCGTGATGGTGAGGCTGTTGGATGCACCACCGCCAGAAACCGCCGAAGCAGATGATGAAGAAGCCATTGGCATCACCTTAGAAGTGGCGGATCCGGAGACGGCATGGCCAGGCTGGCCTTCCACAGGCTTTCTTGAACGATGGCGGCCTCTGTTCATATGCCGCTCACAGTACTTCTGATCGGCAACTGCATCTCTAGAGCACCGCCATTTCTTCCCATCCGTCCTACGACACCTTCCCGGCTCGGGATCGGTGTTCCCGGAGAAACCCAGATGGAAAGAACCCCATCCCACTACAGCCAAATAATTGTTG harbors:
- the LOC122659958 gene encoding growth-regulating factor 1-like — encoded protein: MDFGVAGLDGFVGSENGFAPLVSETENKHKCYVSGFLKQERSGATEDDWRSSKMARTDDLTASKPMSLHQSTPSLLRSNSLFPDGHHQPQMLSFSSPKSETFLLSNDGALAERALQNAAFSHYSTPSSAYTRSTGLGYGNLNASMHGILTGVRGPFTPSQWMELEHQALIYKYITANAPIPSNLLIPIRKALNPTGYSGFSAGSLRSSTLGWGSFHLGFSGNTDPEPGRCRRTDGKKWRCSRDAVADQKYCERHMNRGRHRSRKPVEGQPGHAVSGSATSKVMPMASSSSASAVSGGGASNSLTITQHHQIENLQPGGGSAGAANPSAASHINRALLNKENLGDRMQDPQGLSMLSPTMNVKHKDTLFSVPKQQNPFEDSSRTQFGLLSSDSLFNPSRRGSSGSFLTNSRNFGSLSPDLNDKDPQAQQHNPLRHFIDDWPENRSDRSAVTAAWPEIEEIQSDRTQLSISIPVASDFSSSSSSPTQEKLKLSPLRLSREFDPIQMGLGVGSILNEPTMGTQRQMNWIPIPWETSMGGPLGEVLNNKSTTPTTSTTTSAVVGGSCKDSSVSALNLMTEAWDGSPRLGSSPTGVLQKATFGSFSNSSSGSSPRAKNSKTHNGVSLCDDLVGSTLL